The following proteins are encoded in a genomic region of Saccharopolyspora antimicrobica:
- a CDS encoding BTAD domain-containing putative transcriptional regulator, producing the protein MRFGVLGPLMAWTDEDEPVKIPAGQVLTVLAVLLVHRGRPVSTDRLIDVLWPRRAPRDAPAALQVKVSQLRSALAAAEPSARTLVVSGAAGYGLDVPADAVDAGRFEELLGTGADARSRANALSTALGLWRGAAFSEVADEEFAAVEAARLTELRLSAVEARAEALLELGEHAELVGELAPVIAEHPLRERLRAAHLRALYRTGRQSEALAGFTELRDRLRTELGVDPGPEIVAVHQAILEQDPLIAPRPATTPTNLPGQLTELIGRAEATRDVCALVGEHRLVTLIGPGGVGKTRLGVEAARSLIAEHSDGVWFVELAGIDKSSSHTAIVDTVHAVLGIRDDGRSSAGPVDQLITALEGKRVLLVLDNCEHLVAEVAELTERLLRSVPGLRVLATSQEPLGVSGEALYPVAALELPHSPADSGAEALPKFSAVRLFAARAAATAPGFTIDAGNAAAVAGICRRLDGIPLALELAAARVRALGIRELAARMDDRFELLVVGNRSAPGRQQTLRAVIDWSWEQLTEPEQAVLRRLSVHADGFGLAAAEHVCASEELSRGRILDLLARLVDRSLIAMTDTGEGPRYRLLESVALYCSDRLAQAGEADLVREARNEYYTSLAEQARDRLRGADQRRWLAVVDTEYANLRSAVEDSVRRGDSGGALRLVDALAWYWFLRGRLADGIRLLDAALSTPGDPASALRARANGWRSALMLLSGSDSDRTALVDAGLTAFDRVDDPAGRAFTEWLLAEALLGGGDQSVGDALAQRALAGFRAVGDEWGIAAASSSTAHHALLRGDVATLERDATESARIFAGLGDRWGQLRAAGLLARRAEVIGDYAEAARLLRDGLRRGEELGLWPQVADMLSGLGRLALLAGDLDQARLLHERARDLSAAKGHVTGRYFAEAGLGLGARREGRLDDAERHIRVLLDWNRSVGYAPGIAHSLAELGFIAELRGDPEQAHDLHEEGLAVARESGDPRAVALALEGLAGAAVLAGNAERAQQLLSAAEAERDSAGAPLPEQERADVDRISAAIRAAQSTALP; encoded by the coding sequence ATGAGGTTCGGTGTGCTCGGCCCGCTGATGGCGTGGACGGATGAGGACGAGCCGGTCAAGATCCCGGCCGGGCAGGTGCTGACGGTGCTCGCCGTCCTCCTCGTCCACCGTGGACGTCCGGTGTCGACCGACCGGCTCATCGACGTGCTGTGGCCACGCCGCGCGCCCCGTGACGCACCTGCCGCGCTGCAGGTCAAGGTCTCGCAGCTGCGCAGTGCTCTCGCCGCCGCCGAGCCGAGCGCCCGCACGCTGGTGGTGTCGGGAGCAGCGGGCTACGGGCTGGACGTCCCGGCCGACGCGGTGGACGCCGGCCGGTTCGAGGAGTTGCTCGGGACCGGCGCGGATGCCCGGTCGCGGGCCAACGCTCTGAGCACCGCGCTCGGTCTCTGGCGCGGTGCCGCGTTCTCCGAGGTCGCCGACGAGGAGTTCGCGGCGGTGGAAGCGGCCCGGCTGACCGAACTCCGGCTTTCCGCGGTGGAGGCCAGGGCCGAAGCGCTGCTCGAACTCGGCGAACACGCCGAGCTGGTAGGCGAATTGGCGCCCGTGATCGCCGAACACCCGCTGCGCGAACGATTACGTGCAGCGCACCTGCGCGCGTTGTACCGCACCGGGCGGCAGAGCGAGGCGCTCGCCGGTTTCACCGAGTTGCGGGATCGGCTGCGCACCGAGCTCGGAGTCGATCCGGGCCCCGAGATCGTCGCCGTGCACCAGGCGATCCTCGAGCAGGACCCGCTGATCGCGCCCCGCCCGGCCACCACTCCGACGAACCTGCCCGGCCAGCTCACCGAGCTGATCGGCCGGGCCGAAGCGACCCGCGACGTGTGCGCGCTGGTCGGCGAGCACCGGTTGGTCACCCTCATCGGGCCCGGCGGCGTCGGCAAGACCCGGCTGGGAGTCGAGGCAGCGCGTTCCCTGATCGCTGAGCACTCCGACGGCGTGTGGTTCGTGGAGCTCGCCGGGATCGACAAGTCCTCATCGCACACCGCCATCGTGGACACCGTGCATGCGGTGCTGGGAATCCGCGACGACGGAAGGTCCAGCGCCGGTCCGGTCGACCAGCTGATCACCGCGCTGGAGGGCAAGCGTGTCCTGCTGGTCCTGGACAACTGCGAGCACCTGGTGGCCGAGGTCGCCGAACTGACCGAGCGGCTGCTGCGATCGGTGCCGGGACTGCGCGTGCTGGCGACGAGCCAGGAACCGCTCGGCGTGTCCGGTGAAGCCCTGTACCCGGTCGCCGCGCTCGAACTGCCGCACTCGCCCGCCGACAGCGGCGCCGAGGCGTTGCCGAAGTTCAGCGCCGTCCGCTTGTTCGCCGCCCGGGCTGCCGCCACGGCTCCCGGTTTCACCATCGATGCGGGCAACGCCGCCGCCGTCGCCGGCATCTGCCGCCGGCTGGACGGCATCCCGCTGGCGCTGGAGCTGGCCGCCGCCCGGGTGCGGGCCCTCGGGATCCGCGAGCTCGCCGCGCGGATGGACGACCGGTTCGAGCTGCTGGTCGTCGGGAACCGGAGCGCGCCCGGTCGCCAGCAGACGTTGCGCGCGGTGATCGACTGGAGCTGGGAGCAGCTCACCGAACCGGAACAGGCCGTGTTGAGAAGGCTTTCGGTGCACGCCGATGGTTTCGGGCTGGCCGCGGCCGAGCACGTCTGCGCGAGCGAGGAGCTCTCCCGCGGACGGATCCTCGACCTGCTCGCCCGCCTGGTGGACCGGTCGCTCATCGCGATGACCGACACCGGGGAAGGACCGCGCTACCGGCTGCTGGAGTCGGTCGCGCTGTACTGCTCGGACCGGCTGGCCCAGGCCGGGGAGGCCGACCTGGTCCGAGAGGCGCGCAACGAGTACTACACGTCCCTCGCCGAACAGGCACGCGACCGGCTGCGCGGCGCGGACCAGCGGCGGTGGCTCGCGGTGGTGGACACCGAGTACGCGAATCTGCGCTCCGCCGTGGAGGATTCGGTGCGACGCGGGGATTCCGGCGGTGCGCTGCGACTCGTCGACGCGCTGGCCTGGTACTGGTTCCTGCGCGGGCGGCTCGCCGACGGGATCCGGCTGCTCGACGCGGCGCTGAGCACGCCCGGCGATCCCGCCTCGGCGCTGCGGGCGCGGGCCAACGGCTGGCGGTCGGCGCTGATGCTGCTCAGCGGCAGCGATTCGGACCGGACTGCGCTGGTGGACGCCGGGCTGACCGCATTCGACCGGGTCGACGATCCGGCGGGCCGTGCGTTCACCGAATGGCTGCTCGCGGAGGCGTTGCTCGGCGGTGGTGACCAGTCGGTCGGTGACGCTCTTGCGCAGCGCGCCCTGGCCGGATTCCGCGCCGTCGGGGACGAGTGGGGCATCGCTGCGGCGTCGAGCAGCACCGCCCACCACGCCTTGCTGCGCGGTGACGTCGCGACGCTGGAGCGCGACGCGACCGAAAGCGCCAGGATCTTCGCCGGTCTCGGCGATCGGTGGGGACAGCTCCGGGCCGCCGGTCTCCTCGCCCGGAGAGCCGAGGTCATCGGCGACTACGCCGAAGCGGCGCGGCTGCTCCGCGACGGCCTGCGCCGCGGCGAAGAGCTCGGGTTGTGGCCGCAGGTGGCCGACATGCTGTCCGGACTGGGCAGGCTCGCCCTGCTGGCCGGGGATCTGGACCAGGCGCGGCTGCTGCACGAGCGCGCCCGCGATCTCTCGGCCGCCAAGGGCCACGTGACCGGCCGGTACTTCGCAGAAGCGGGGCTCGGCCTCGGCGCCCGGCGCGAAGGTCGGCTCGACGACGCCGAGAGGCACATCCGGGTGCTGCTGGACTGGAACCGATCGGTGGGCTACGCGCCGGGCATCGCGCACAGCCTCGCCGAGCTGGGCTTCATCGCCGAGTTGCGCGGCGATCCGGAACAGGCGCACGACCTCCACGAGGAAGGCCTGGCGGTGGCCCGGGAATCCGGCGATCCCCGCGCGGTCGCCCTCGCGCTGGAAGGGCTGGCCGGAGCCGCCGTCCTCGCCGGGAACGCCGAGCGGGCCCAGCAGCTGCTGTCGGCCGCCGAAGCGGAGCGGGACAGCGCGGGAGCGCCGCTCCCCGAGCAGGAACGAGCCGACGTGGACCGCATCTCGGCGGCGATCCGCGCGGCGCAAAGCACCGCCCTCCCGTGA
- a CDS encoding NADPH-dependent FMN reductase, whose product MQTTDSLRVAIIIGSTREQRFGPTVAGWFHDHALKHGGLDLDLIDLAETGLPDVLGRPDDAVDALAPRLAQADAFVFVTPEYNRGYPAALKTAIDSYVDEWKAKPVAIVSYGGVSGGLRGAEQLRQVMGELHAVTIRDAVSFHSCWNKFDDDGLPLDIAGASAAATALLNQLTWWARALRAARTAQPYPF is encoded by the coding sequence ATGCAGACGACCGATTCCCTGCGAGTGGCGATCATCATCGGCAGCACGCGGGAGCAGCGGTTCGGGCCGACGGTGGCCGGGTGGTTCCACGACCACGCGCTCAAGCACGGTGGGCTCGACCTGGACCTGATCGACCTCGCGGAGACCGGGCTGCCCGACGTCCTCGGCCGTCCCGACGACGCCGTCGACGCCCTGGCACCGCGCCTCGCCCAGGCCGATGCGTTCGTCTTCGTCACGCCCGAGTACAACCGCGGCTATCCCGCCGCGCTCAAGACCGCCATCGACTCCTACGTCGACGAGTGGAAGGCGAAGCCGGTCGCCATCGTCTCCTACGGCGGCGTCTCGGGTGGCCTGCGCGGCGCCGAACAGCTGCGCCAGGTCATGGGCGAGCTGCACGCCGTCACCATCCGCGACGCGGTGAGCTTCCACTCCTGCTGGAACAAGTTCGACGACGACGGCCTGCCGCTGGACATCGCCGGCGCGAGTGCCGCCGCTACGGCGCTGCTCAACCAGCTCACCTGGTGGGCCCGCGCGCTGCGCGCCGCCCGCACCGCCCAGCCGTACCCGTTCTGA
- a CDS encoding MFS transporter, which produces MSKRPALALLAFSSLITSLDFTIIYVALPDIARDVGFSAHSTQWVVSAYAIFFGGLLLLGGRSADLLGRRRMFVLGMALFGAASLLGGFATSTTALIAARAIQGIGAAVLFPATLSLVNTMFEEGRQRIRALAVWAGAGAGGVSLGALLGGVLTSAFGWQAVFLVNVPLVIAGTVAAFLVLRADGPRDRGRFDVPGAITGTAGTTLLVFTVAQGPETGWTSAPVLIGGVSAVVLLAAFLVVEARSAGPLMPLRLARKLGPVLAVIFVFGGTMQNVVYFLTLFVQNVWRYSALVTGLVFLSLSVVIATANFVAERLMVRIGIRTTLISGLLLGAVGSALLAAGMVADGSYWTILAGILVYGAGMGTVFPTVFAAAGTGVAEQEQGSAGGLANTALQVGTGVGLAVLVGIANAGSAGLDGEALRIATADGLRTTVVVSAALTLLGLLAAVALPGRAKADDTTVAEPVAAA; this is translated from the coding sequence ATGTCGAAACGACCTGCCCTGGCCCTGCTGGCCTTCTCCAGCCTGATCACCTCGCTGGACTTCACCATCATCTACGTCGCCCTGCCCGACATCGCCCGCGACGTGGGCTTCTCCGCCCACTCCACGCAGTGGGTGGTCAGCGCGTACGCCATCTTCTTCGGCGGGCTCCTGCTGCTGGGCGGGCGGTCGGCCGACCTGCTCGGCAGGCGGCGGATGTTCGTGCTCGGGATGGCGCTGTTCGGCGCCGCATCGCTGCTGGGCGGATTCGCCACTTCCACGACCGCCCTGATCGCGGCGCGGGCGATCCAGGGGATCGGCGCGGCAGTGCTGTTCCCCGCGACGTTGTCACTGGTCAACACCATGTTCGAGGAGGGAAGGCAGCGGATCCGGGCGCTCGCGGTGTGGGCGGGCGCCGGGGCGGGCGGAGTCAGCCTCGGCGCGTTGCTCGGCGGGGTGCTGACCAGCGCGTTCGGCTGGCAGGCGGTGTTCCTGGTCAACGTGCCGCTGGTGATCGCCGGAACGGTGGCGGCATTCCTGGTGCTGCGCGCGGACGGGCCTCGCGACCGCGGGCGCTTCGACGTGCCCGGCGCGATCACCGGAACCGCGGGCACCACCCTGCTGGTGTTCACCGTGGCGCAGGGACCGGAAACCGGGTGGACCTCGGCGCCCGTCCTGATCGGTGGCGTGTCGGCGGTGGTGCTGCTGGCCGCGTTCCTGGTCGTCGAGGCGCGCAGTGCCGGGCCGCTCATGCCGTTGCGGCTGGCGCGAAAGTTGGGCCCGGTGCTCGCCGTCATCTTCGTCTTCGGCGGGACCATGCAGAACGTCGTCTACTTCCTGACGCTGTTCGTGCAGAACGTGTGGCGCTACAGCGCGCTCGTCACCGGGCTGGTCTTCCTGAGCCTCTCGGTGGTCATCGCGACCGCGAACTTCGTCGCCGAGCGGCTCATGGTCCGGATCGGCATCCGCACCACCCTGATCAGCGGTCTGCTGCTCGGCGCGGTCGGCAGTGCGCTGCTGGCCGCGGGGATGGTCGCCGACGGCTCCTACTGGACGATCCTGGCCGGGATCCTGGTCTACGGCGCGGGGATGGGCACCGTGTTCCCGACGGTGTTCGCCGCCGCTGGAACCGGTGTCGCCGAGCAGGAGCAGGGCAGCGCGGGCGGGCTCGCCAACACCGCCCTGCAGGTCGGCACCGGCGTGGGGCTGGCGGTGCTCGTCGGCATCGCGAACGCCGGCTCGGCCGGGCTGGACGGCGAGGCGCTGCGCATCGCGACCGCGGACGGCCTGCGCACCACGGTTGTCGTCTCAGCTGCGCTCACCCTCCTTGGCCTGCTCGCCGCCGTGGCGCTGCCCGGCCGGGCCAAGGCCGACGACACCACAGTGGCCGAACCGGTCGCGGCTGCCTGA
- a CDS encoding arylamine N-acetyltransferase family protein produces the protein MSTPMHPSYRWNGEDLDLDAYLARIGFEGDRAPTPATLRRLVHLHTTTIPFENLEIILGRPVLLDVKSLQDKLVRQRRGGYCFENSALFAAALEALGFGVTGLSGRIFIGPGEGLLPGTHAGLRVTTAADERVWLCDVGFGSGPLAPVELTPGDDEIDIDGWRFRLELGADDLGVQVATLHHFSRNGWQNRRAFTMTPQYRVDYEVGNHYVSTSAHSPFTTRPIVQRMHPEVHHMLDGLTLNTQYPDGTGETRDVERADLPEILSETFDIDLDDADAKQLVEQPWGADQRL, from the coding sequence ATGAGCACACCGATGCATCCGTCCTACCGGTGGAACGGCGAGGACCTGGACCTGGACGCCTACCTGGCCCGGATCGGCTTCGAGGGCGACCGCGCGCCGACGCCTGCCACGCTGCGCAGGCTGGTCCACCTGCACACCACGACGATCCCGTTCGAGAACCTGGAGATCATCCTCGGCCGCCCGGTCCTGCTGGACGTGAAGTCGTTGCAGGACAAGCTGGTCCGGCAGCGCCGGGGCGGGTACTGCTTCGAGAACAGCGCGCTGTTCGCGGCTGCGCTGGAAGCGCTTGGCTTCGGCGTCACCGGCTTGAGCGGGCGGATCTTCATCGGCCCGGGGGAAGGACTGCTGCCCGGCACCCACGCGGGGCTGCGCGTGACCACCGCGGCGGACGAGCGGGTCTGGCTCTGCGACGTCGGATTCGGCTCGGGTCCGCTGGCACCGGTCGAGCTGACGCCGGGCGATGACGAGATCGACATCGACGGGTGGCGGTTCCGGCTCGAACTCGGCGCCGACGACTTGGGCGTGCAGGTGGCCACGCTGCACCACTTCTCCCGCAACGGCTGGCAGAACCGGCGCGCGTTCACGATGACACCGCAGTACCGGGTCGACTACGAGGTCGGCAACCACTACGTGTCGACGTCCGCCCATTCGCCGTTCACCACGCGGCCCATCGTCCAGCGGATGCACCCGGAGGTCCACCACATGCTCGACGGCCTCACCCTGAACACCCAGTACCCGGACGGAACCGGCGAAACCCGCGACGTGGAGCGGGCCGACCTGCCGGAGATCCTGTCCGAGACCTTCGACATCGACCTCGACGACGCGGACGCGAAGCAGCTCGTCGAGCAGCCGTGGGGCGCGGACCAGCGCCTTTGA